From Nicotiana tabacum cultivar K326 chromosome 22, ASM71507v2, whole genome shotgun sequence, one genomic window encodes:
- the LOC142176077 gene encoding uncharacterized protein LOC142176077 — MGEFPIGYLGLPLSSRKWSKFECQQLIDKITNKIKLTYTKQLSYAGTLQIINSVFFSIYNFCGSVFILPQSVLKEVDRKCREYLWGGSENKRKVSLVVWDKVCCSKKNGGLNIKECRFWNMAAVGKMVWQLVVNKDSLWIKWVHGVYLKNGEDIWNHKVPADSSWYCRKIKGLADKMQNWYIHGRYRLTSTGVYSINRSYMELRNDHPKLANAKLIWTSVAQPKHRFIMWLTIQNRLLTRERLGKLNIPLEESSYCLCDNQVTESADHLFNGCPWFQEVKKGVEQWTGLQLSLGSLRTILQCIKKKKWKKFQREPVAATWGAMVYHT, encoded by the coding sequence ATGGGAGAGTTCCCAATCGGATATCTGGGTTTGCCACTATCCTCAAGAAAGTGGAGTAAATTTGAATGCCAGCAGCTGATAGATAAGATCACTAACAAGATCAAATTGACATATACAAAACAACTCTCCTATGCTGGGACATTACAGATAATAAACTCAGTTTTCTTCTCTATATACAACTTTTGCGGATCTGTATTCATTCTTCCTCAAAGTGTGTTGAAGGAGGTAGATAGGAAGTGTAGAGAGTACTTATGGGGTGGCTCAGAAAATAAGAGGAAAGTATCCTTAGTTGTATGGGATAAAGTATGTTGCTCTAAGAAGAATGGAGGCTTAAATATCAAAGAATGTAGATTCTGGAACATGGCTGCAGTTGGAAAAATGGTATGGCAACTGGTAGTAAATAAAGATTCATTGTGGATAAAATGGGTACATGGTGTCTACTTAAAGAATGGTGAGGACATCTGGAATCACAAAGTACCTGCAGATAGTAGCTGGTACTGTAGAAAGATCAAAGGGCTAGCTGATAAAATGCAGAATTGGTACATACATGGTAGATATAGGCTCACATCAACAGGAGTCTATTCTATTAATAGGAGTTACATGGAACTAAGGAATGACCACCCAAAGTTGGCTAATGCTAAACTAATTTGGACTTCTGTGGCACAGCCTAAGCATAGATTCATCATGTGGCTAACTATTCAAAATAGACTACTCACTAGAGAAAGACTGGGAAAGTTGAATATACCATTAGAAGAGTCAAGTTATTGTCTCTGTGACAACCAGGTTACTGAGTCAGCTGATCACTTGTTTAATGGTTGCCCATGGTTCCAGGAAGTCAAGAAAGGAGTGGAGCAATGGACAGGATTGCAATTGTCACTAGGAAGTCTGAGGACAATATTACAGTGcatcaaaaagaagaaatggaAGAAATTTCAAAGAGAGCCGGTTGCAGCAACATGGGGAGCAATGGTTTATCACACTTGA